In Silene latifolia isolate original U9 population chromosome 3, ASM4854445v1, whole genome shotgun sequence, a single window of DNA contains:
- the LOC141648724 gene encoding uncharacterized protein LOC141648724, which produces MANLDKTTVSFSKGVSKERRRVVAGCLGVTVVEKQARYLRLLMVVGRFKKVLTDIIRDKIYKRLQRWRGKLLSRADKEILIKAVANSLPTYVMSVFKIRANFCNELRSMVSRFWWGHEEGKRGLSWVSWRSMRRPKAMVGLGFRDFQDFNLAVLGKQAFGGWWLTRIAYGSVLCEQNTSLRGNS; this is translated from the coding sequence ATGGCAAATTTGGATAAGACTACGGTGTCGTTTAGTAAGGGCGTGTCAAAGGAGAGGAGAAGGGTGGTGGCGGGCTGTCTTGGGGTAACGGTTGTAGAGAAACAAGCTCGATATCTTAGGCTACTAATGGTTGTAGGGAGGTTtaagaaggttttgacggatatcaTTCGCGATAAAATTTACAAAAGACTACAACGCTGGCGTGGGAAGTTGTTGTCGAGGGCTGATAAGGAGATTCTTATAAAGGCGGttgccaattcactccctacctatgtgatgagtgtgtTTAAAATTCGTGCGAACTTTTGCAATGAACTTCGCTCGATGGTATCTCGTTTTTGGTGGGGACATGAGGAGGGGAAGAGGGGCCTGTCATGGGTTTCGTGGAGGTCTATGAGACGTCCGAAGGCTATGGTTGGACTTGGTTTTCGCGATTTTCAAGACTTCAATCTCGCAGTGCTTGGCAAACAAGCTTTTGGCGGCTGGTGGTTAACACGGATAGCTTATGGGTCCGTCTTATGCGAGCAAAATACTTCCTTGAGGGGGAATTCATAA
- the LOC141648725 gene encoding uncharacterized protein LOC141648725, producing MRLQRMCTGREKERRVREKLEWYHGLEVDSLGRSGGLAFLWRKEVDCMFVSASLHYMDFTVREGDREWIVTSFYGWLAVSDRHLSWELLRVLKSQSVLPWVCLGDFNEILYSTEMKGGSRAQWQINNFQAAVDECGLRDIRWEGYQFTFDNGQAGADNRQREEGCEEAVVLGVEKGRGDLVATLRECARELQGRKKVRIGKIKRSIELKHKALVRLNAGGRTETEVQKRKKIVAEIMALCRQEEQYCRQRSRALWLKDGDRNTKFFHNKAGERKRKNFIGRLIDDEGVERVGDEAIVKVGNEYFMQLFTSSNPNNFEEVL from the exons GAGAGTCAGGGAAAAGCTGGAGTGGTATCATGGGTTGGAAGTCGatagtttggggaggtcgggtGGTCTTGCGTTTCTATGGAGGAAGGAGGTGGACTGTATGTTTGTTTCAGCTTCTCTACACTACATGGATTTCACGGTGAGGGAAGGAGATAGGGAGTGGATAGTCACTAGTTTTTATGGGTGGCTTGCGGTTTCTGATCGTCATCTCTCTTGGGAGTTGCTTCGTGTTTTGAAGAGCCAGTCGGTGCTTCCATGGGTATGTTTGGGTGACTTTAACGAAATTCTCTATTCTACTGAAATGAAGGGTGGGAGTCGTGCGCAATGGCAAATTAATAACTTTCAAGCAGCTGTAGATGAATGTGGGCTTCGAGATATTCGTTGGGAAGGGTACCAGTTCACCTTCGATAATGGGCAAGCTGGTGCTGATAATAGACAGA GGGAAGAGGGATGTGAAGAAGCGGTTGTCCTAGGGGTCGAAAAAGGACGGGGAGATTTGGTGGCAACCTTACGGGAGTGTGCACGAGAATTACAAGGACGGAAGAAGGTTAGGATAGGGAAAATTAAGCGGAGTATTGAGCTGAAACATAAGGCACTGGTGCGACTTAATGCGGGGGGAAGAACCGAGACTGAAGTGCAGAAAAGGAAGAAGATTGTGGCGGAAATTATGGCGTTGTGTAGACAGGAGGAACAGTACTGTAGGCAGAGATCTAGAGCTTTGTGGTTGAAGGACGGAGATCGTAACACTAAATTTTTTCACAACAAAGCGGGTGAGAGGAAGAGGAAAAACTTTATTGGGAGACTTATAGATGACGAGGGAGTGGAACGGGTTGGGGATGAGGCAATTGTTAAAGTGGGGAATGAATATTTTATGCAGCTGTTTACATCGTCGAATCCGAATAATTTTGAAGAGGTGCTATAA